In the Corynebacterium kroppenstedtii genome, one interval contains:
- a CDS encoding 5-formyltetrahydrofolate cyclo-ligase: MQECDGPSGGYDDLSGRYSAGDLIADRKKAYRHRMRRMRRELPDRTLRAWDERLLAQLIAAIDDIATTSERTYVEPLVIATYLPIANEPGAHTPGGFIPSLLSALENRIPCHIVIPRIEDVRQLSWHPWSPDNLVTTSFGIREPDERSKAILFDTIDIVIVPALAYDTEGYRLGQGGGYYDCALASRQSSPLHTIGLVHPHEILPAVPHDGWDLRLTTVVTALGRHHFVGG, translated from the coding sequence ATGCAGGAGTGCGACGGCCCATCAGGGGGCTATGACGACCTATCCGGGAGGTACTCGGCGGGCGACCTGATCGCTGACCGCAAAAAGGCCTATCGCCATCGAATGCGACGGATGCGGCGTGAGTTGCCTGACAGAACGCTCAGAGCCTGGGACGAGCGGCTCCTTGCTCAACTCATAGCGGCAATCGACGATATCGCCACCACGTCGGAGCGGACATACGTCGAACCCCTGGTTATCGCGACATACCTACCGATCGCCAACGAACCAGGTGCGCATACTCCCGGCGGCTTTATACCGTCACTACTTTCTGCGCTGGAGAACCGAATCCCCTGCCACATCGTCATTCCCCGTATTGAAGATGTACGTCAACTCTCGTGGCACCCTTGGTCACCGGACAACCTCGTCACCACCTCGTTCGGCATTCGCGAGCCAGACGAGCGATCAAAAGCAATCCTCTTCGATACTATCGACATCGTTATCGTTCCGGCACTCGCCTACGACACCGAGGGATACCGGCTCGGACAGGGCGGCGGGTACTACGACTGCGCACTTGCCTCCCGACAATCATCACCGCTACACACCATCGGTCTGGTTCACCCCCACGAGATCCTCCCGGCTGTCCCCCATGATGGCTGGGACCTTCGACTAACGACGGTGGTCACGGCTCTAGGGCGACACCACTTCGTTGGCGGATAG
- a CDS encoding S1C family serine protease: MSDENQRSAWEIDPSSDDSTSNNSVHHNREHEVHAPRSDRESSVESTPTGFSSTPSAHDTGSDQFGTPGQASGSNQFVDPNQSAGFEQPSGVVQAPRQSPQRTKRFSTPAVAALILAAAVASGAVTGAVVSNRDSDSASDNSSAVSALKASPAKTKNVDTNGSVQSVAQKVLPSVVSITVEAGNSGDTGSGSIISEDGTIITNNHVIAGAANGGKISVTLNDGTTYSADIVARDPETDIAVIKAQGASGLTPISLGDSSKLEVGQEVVAVGSPLGLDATVTSGIISAQNRPVQASSESSDQSTLIDAIQTDAAINPGNSGGALVDMDGNLIGIPSVIASLGSSAMSQGSGSIGLGFAIPISQARDIAEQLIKNGKVQHPVIGVQVAKESTAHGAAIVDVPSDSDAAKAGLKRGDVVTKVDGRTIDSGLSLIAAIRSHKVGDTVKMEVTNQDGKDAREITMTLSSQETSGE; encoded by the coding sequence ATGAGCGACGAAAACCAGCGATCGGCATGGGAGATCGATCCATCCTCCGACGATTCAACTAGCAACAACTCCGTTCATCATAATCGTGAACACGAGGTTCACGCTCCACGAAGCGATCGAGAATCTTCTGTCGAAAGCACCCCGACAGGGTTCTCCTCAACCCCCTCAGCTCATGACACAGGCTCTGACCAGTTTGGGACGCCGGGTCAGGCTTCGGGTTCGAATCAATTTGTAGATCCCAATCAGTCTGCAGGTTTTGAGCAGCCCTCCGGAGTGGTGCAAGCTCCTCGTCAGTCCCCGCAAAGAACCAAGCGCTTTAGTACGCCGGCGGTGGCTGCCCTCATTCTCGCTGCTGCGGTCGCGTCGGGAGCTGTGACCGGTGCGGTGGTGAGCAATCGGGACTCGGATTCGGCGTCTGACAATTCTTCAGCGGTATCGGCGTTAAAAGCGTCGCCGGCTAAGACGAAGAACGTCGACACGAATGGTTCTGTGCAATCTGTTGCTCAGAAAGTCTTACCTTCGGTGGTTTCGATTACTGTCGAAGCAGGTAATTCGGGGGATACTGGTTCGGGTTCAATCATTAGCGAAGATGGAACGATCATAACGAATAACCACGTTATTGCTGGTGCAGCTAATGGTGGAAAGATTTCCGTGACTCTAAATGACGGAACAACCTACTCCGCGGACATTGTTGCGCGCGACCCCGAAACTGATATTGCGGTCATTAAAGCACAAGGGGCGTCGGGTTTGACTCCGATTTCCTTGGGGGATTCGTCCAAACTTGAAGTCGGGCAAGAAGTTGTTGCTGTTGGTTCTCCCTTGGGCTTGGATGCCACGGTGACCAGTGGCATTATTTCCGCTCAAAATCGCCCTGTGCAGGCGTCCTCAGAGTCATCTGACCAGTCCACCCTTATCGACGCCATTCAGACCGATGCGGCTATTAACCCCGGTAACTCCGGCGGTGCCCTGGTCGACATGGATGGAAATCTTATCGGCATCCCATCGGTGATCGCGTCGCTCGGTTCGAGTGCTATGTCCCAGGGGTCCGGTTCAATTGGTTTAGGCTTCGCTATTCCCATTAGCCAGGCACGTGACATTGCTGAGCAACTTATTAAGAATGGCAAAGTTCAGCACCCCGTTATTGGCGTTCAAGTTGCTAAGGAATCCACAGCGCATGGAGCTGCCATCGTGGATGTTCCGAGCGATAGCGACGCCGCTAAAGCAGGTCTGAAACGGGGTGACGTCGTTACCAAAGTTGACGGACGAACCATTGATTCAGGGTTATCTCTGATCGCAGCGATTCGTTCGCATAAAGTGGGCGATACAGTCAAAATGGAAGTGACTAATCAGGACGGAAAAGACGCCCGAGAAATCACCATGACGCTCAGTTCACAAGAGACATCAGGAGAATAA
- a CDS encoding UTP--glucose-1-phosphate uridylyltransferase, which translates to MAPMNKDDKGGNGQAALRTVIVPAAGLGTRFLPATKTVPKELLPVVDRPGIELIAEEAREAGASRLAIVTSPRKSGLMKHFDHDDLLEETLKKRGKEDRLQKVQHSTELIDAVSVTQDRPLGLGHAVAQAEEVLDPDEDVVAVMLPDDLVMPYGVMNKMLEVRAKYGGSVLCAVDVDKKATSDYGVFEVSGQPDDDVFAVSGMVEKPDPEDAPSTLAATGRYLLDRDIFKALGKIEPGKGGELQLTDAIELLIQSDHPVHVVVHRGPRHDLGNPGGFIKACVDFGLKDPEYGDSLRAYITERLAQDS; encoded by the coding sequence ATGGCTCCTATGAACAAAGATGATAAAGGCGGAAATGGTCAGGCTGCGTTGCGTACAGTCATCGTGCCAGCCGCTGGTTTGGGTACTCGTTTCCTTCCGGCGACGAAGACCGTACCCAAAGAGCTCTTGCCTGTTGTTGATCGGCCTGGTATCGAATTGATCGCGGAGGAAGCGCGCGAAGCCGGGGCTTCACGGTTGGCTATCGTTACCTCGCCGCGCAAGTCAGGGCTGATGAAGCATTTCGATCACGATGATCTCTTGGAAGAGACGCTTAAAAAGCGTGGAAAAGAGGATCGCCTGCAGAAAGTTCAGCACTCGACCGAACTTATCGACGCAGTGTCGGTCACTCAGGACCGTCCATTAGGGCTTGGTCATGCTGTAGCTCAGGCTGAAGAAGTCCTTGATCCCGACGAAGACGTCGTGGCGGTCATGCTCCCCGACGATCTTGTCATGCCCTACGGGGTCATGAACAAGATGCTCGAAGTCCGCGCAAAATACGGCGGATCTGTGCTCTGCGCGGTGGACGTTGATAAGAAAGCAACCTCTGACTACGGAGTTTTTGAGGTTAGTGGTCAGCCCGATGACGATGTCTTTGCCGTATCGGGCATGGTGGAAAAGCCTGATCCGGAAGACGCGCCCTCGACATTGGCGGCGACCGGCCGTTACCTGTTGGATCGGGATATTTTCAAGGCTCTGGGTAAAATCGAGCCCGGTAAGGGTGGTGAGCTGCAGCTTACAGATGCTATCGAGCTCCTCATCCAGTCGGATCACCCTGTGCATGTGGTAGTTCATCGTGGTCCTCGCCACGACTTGGGTAACCCAGGTGGATTCATCAAGGCCTGTGTTGACTTCGGGCTGAAGGATCCCGAATATGGCGACTCGCTGAGGGCGTATATCACGGAAAGGTTGGCCCAGGACAGCTAG
- a CDS encoding acetyl-CoA C-acetyltransferase — protein MSDSHAPCQPRPDDVVIVGAKRTPQGKLLGSLASQTSVDLGAAAVSSALKDSGVSSGDVDYVVMGQVLLAGAGQNPARQVAVKSGIPLDVPAEIVNKVCLSGLDAIIHATRMIRVGDASIVVAGGMESMTNAPHVAAGVRQGKTYGDLRLVDAINRDGLHDAVSGKTMGEETDRGNQDRGITREEQDHIAALSHQRAEKARDEGLFDDEIVPIEIPQRKGDPVVVRADEGIRPGTTEEGLSRLRPAFLEGGTITAASSSQISDGAAAVVLTTREEAEKRGLRVLAVVGQYGQTAGPDTTQLHSQPSRALKAALDRSGWSIDDLDLIEINEAFAAVVAQSIKELGVDMDRVNVNGGGIALGHPVGASGARLVVHMAHELERRGGGRAGVSLCGGGGQGDALTLWA, from the coding sequence ATGTCTGATTCCCATGCCCCATGCCAACCTCGCCCAGACGATGTCGTCATTGTTGGGGCGAAGCGAACCCCGCAGGGGAAATTACTGGGTTCCTTAGCGTCGCAAACGTCAGTTGACCTCGGTGCTGCGGCGGTGTCATCGGCGCTGAAAGACTCCGGTGTTTCCAGCGGGGACGTGGATTATGTCGTCATGGGCCAAGTTCTCCTGGCAGGTGCAGGGCAGAATCCGGCCCGCCAGGTGGCTGTGAAGTCCGGTATCCCGCTGGACGTTCCGGCTGAGATCGTCAACAAGGTGTGCTTGTCCGGGCTGGACGCGATTATTCATGCAACTCGGATGATTCGCGTGGGGGACGCATCGATCGTCGTCGCCGGAGGTATGGAGTCCATGACGAACGCTCCGCATGTTGCTGCGGGCGTGCGTCAGGGGAAGACCTATGGTGATTTACGGCTTGTCGACGCGATCAACCGCGACGGCCTTCATGACGCCGTGAGCGGGAAGACGATGGGGGAGGAGACCGACCGGGGGAATCAGGATCGTGGGATTACACGCGAAGAGCAGGACCACATTGCGGCCCTGTCCCACCAGCGTGCAGAGAAAGCGCGAGACGAGGGCCTGTTTGATGATGAGATCGTTCCGATAGAAATCCCGCAGCGTAAGGGTGATCCCGTCGTGGTTCGGGCCGATGAGGGGATTAGGCCTGGTACGACGGAAGAGGGATTATCGCGGCTGCGTCCTGCTTTCCTGGAGGGCGGCACGATTACCGCGGCGAGTTCATCGCAAATTTCCGACGGTGCTGCAGCCGTCGTGCTCACCACCCGTGAGGAGGCTGAGAAGAGGGGTCTGCGGGTTCTGGCTGTTGTTGGGCAGTATGGCCAAACGGCGGGTCCGGATACGACGCAGTTGCATTCTCAGCCGTCGCGCGCGTTGAAAGCTGCGCTGGACCGGTCGGGATGGTCAATTGACGATCTCGACCTCATTGAGATCAATGAAGCGTTTGCTGCTGTTGTTGCCCAGTCCATTAAGGAACTTGGTGTGGACATGGACCGCGTTAATGTCAATGGTGGCGGTATCGCTTTGGGCCATCCGGTTGGCGCGTCGGGAGCGCGATTAGTTGTTCATATGGCCCATGAGTTAGAGCGACGAGGCGGCGGGCGCGCTGGTGTGAGCTTGTGCGGCGGCGGTGGTCAGGGTGATGCTTTGACGCTGTGGGCCTAA
- the rpsR gene encoding 30S ribosomal protein S18, giving the protein MKRNNSKKVRVEPTRRPKKNPLKARGIEAVDYKDIETLRTFISERGKIRSRRVTGLTPQQQRQVATAVKNAREMALLPFTSR; this is encoded by the coding sequence ATGAAGCGCAACAACTCTAAAAAGGTTCGGGTTGAACCAACCCGCCGTCCCAAGAAGAACCCCTTGAAAGCTCGCGGCATCGAGGCCGTCGACTACAAGGACATCGAAACCCTGCGTACGTTCATCTCAGAACGTGGCAAGATCCGGTCGCGTCGCGTTACCGGCTTGACTCCGCAGCAGCAGCGCCAGGTGGCAACTGCCGTGAAGAACGCACGTGAGATGGCTCTCCTCCCGTTCACCAGCCGCTAA
- a CDS encoding RDD family protein, with translation MSTTMPSPESTDSDVLTDSQPPETAGLRPALAGVINRGLGYFFDAFFFSGAMILVQWGINHVVANNTAQFWIGASAASILFFLYRFLMDAHAEGTFGKAVAGIKVTTEAGDQLGYVGALKRNFYWLAFGPILVGANDYPHLYIGSWSVELEPFLWIWITALAISIYRDKNGRSFLDRWAGAYFYQNKRL, from the coding sequence ATGAGTACGACGATGCCTTCCCCCGAGTCGACAGATTCCGACGTGTTGACGGATTCCCAGCCACCTGAGACCGCTGGGCTCCGTCCAGCCCTGGCAGGTGTAATTAACCGTGGTCTTGGCTACTTCTTCGACGCATTCTTCTTTTCAGGCGCGATGATCCTTGTGCAGTGGGGAATCAACCACGTAGTGGCAAATAACACTGCTCAATTCTGGATAGGAGCATCAGCGGCGAGCATCCTGTTCTTCCTCTACAGATTCCTCATGGACGCTCATGCCGAAGGAACCTTCGGAAAGGCTGTCGCCGGCATCAAAGTCACCACCGAAGCGGGCGACCAACTCGGCTACGTCGGGGCATTAAAACGAAACTTCTACTGGCTAGCATTCGGGCCGATTCTCGTCGGAGCCAATGATTATCCCCACCTCTACATCGGTAGCTGGAGTGTAGAGCTAGAACCATTTCTATGGATATGGATTACTGCACTGGCGATTTCTATTTACCGCGATAAAAACGGCCGATCATTCCTTGATCGCTGGGCAGGCGCTTATTTTTACCAGAACAAGCGCCTTTAG
- the rpmG gene encoding 50S ribosomal protein L33, with translation MARNDIRPIIKLKSTAGTGYTYVTRKNKRNNPDRITLKKFDPIARKHVEFREER, from the coding sequence ATGGCACGAAATGACATTCGCCCAATCATCAAGCTGAAGTCCACTGCGGGCACCGGCTACACGTACGTCACCCGCAAGAACAAGCGCAATAACCCGGATCGCATCACCTTGAAGAAGTTCGATCCGATTGCGCGCAAGCATGTTGAATTCCGCGAGGAGCGCTAA
- the rpsN gene encoding 30S ribosomal protein S14 has product MAKKSKIAKNEQRKEIVARYAQRRQELKAIIKNPATPDEDRMEAQYELNRQPRDASPVRVRNRDSADGRPRGYLRKFGLSRVRVREMAHRGELPGVRKSSW; this is encoded by the coding sequence ATGGCTAAGAAATCTAAGATTGCGAAGAACGAGCAGCGCAAAGAAATCGTTGCACGCTACGCTCAGCGTCGTCAGGAACTCAAGGCCATTATCAAGAACCCGGCCACCCCTGACGAAGACCGCATGGAGGCTCAGTACGAGCTGAACCGCCAGCCCCGCGACGCTTCCCCGGTGAGGGTTCGAAACCGTGACTCTGCTGATGGTCGCCCCCGTGGCTACCTGCGCAAGTTCGGCCTGTCCCGTGTTCGCGTTCGTGAAATGGCACACCGCGGTGAGCTCCCAGGTGTCCGCAAGTCCAGCTGGTGA
- a CDS encoding type B 50S ribosomal protein L31, protein MKKNIHPDYHPVVFKDASTGHQFLTRSTATSDRTVEWEDGNEYPLIVVDVTSESHPFWTGAQRVMDTAGRVEKFQRRYGNRLRRAKK, encoded by the coding sequence ATGAAGAAGAATATTCATCCGGATTACCACCCGGTTGTCTTCAAGGATGCCAGCACCGGCCACCAGTTCTTGACTCGGTCCACTGCGACGTCAGATCGGACTGTGGAATGGGAAGATGGCAACGAATACCCGCTGATCGTCGTTGACGTCACCAGCGAGTCTCACCCCTTCTGGACGGGTGCACAGCGTGTGATGGACACCGCTGGTCGTGTCGAAAAGTTCCAGCGTCGTTACGGCAACCGCCTGCGTCGCGCGAAGAAGTAA
- a CDS encoding MogA/MoaB family molybdenum cofactor biosynthesis protein, whose protein sequence is MPESLRGIDHAKVDRLGEVIVEPDDAMLMDLERAEEAAHALRAESAHEQGEQVPRALVIIVDDNAGEKSDRIGSLVAELLAEDHFGVDAVVRVASRKSKVRGALETAVVGGVDLAVTIGGVGVGPRDKTPEATKAVLDRRIPGIAQALRSSGLACGATDAGLSRGIAGISGSTVVVNLASSRAAIRDGMATLTPLVRYVINDMDRWNQ, encoded by the coding sequence ATGCCAGAATCACTACGCGGCATTGACCACGCGAAAGTTGACCGCCTCGGCGAGGTCATTGTTGAACCCGATGACGCAATGCTGATGGACCTTGAGCGGGCCGAGGAAGCAGCCCATGCTTTACGTGCAGAAAGCGCTCATGAACAGGGTGAACAAGTTCCTCGAGCCTTAGTCATTATTGTCGACGATAATGCGGGGGAGAAGTCCGATCGTATTGGCTCCTTGGTTGCCGAGTTGCTAGCGGAAGATCACTTTGGTGTCGACGCGGTAGTGCGTGTTGCTAGCCGGAAGTCGAAGGTTCGTGGTGCGCTGGAAACTGCCGTAGTCGGCGGCGTTGATCTCGCCGTAACTATCGGTGGCGTGGGCGTTGGGCCGAGGGATAAAACCCCGGAGGCCACCAAGGCGGTGTTGGACCGGCGCATTCCAGGTATTGCCCAGGCTTTACGGTCATCGGGGTTGGCCTGTGGGGCCACCGATGCTGGCTTGTCTCGGGGGATTGCCGGCATTTCGGGGTCGACCGTTGTGGTGAATTTAGCCTCGTCACGGGCTGCGATCCGGGATGGTATGGCAACGCTGACACCCCTTGTACGATACGTCATTAACGATATGGACCGCTGGAATCAGTAG
- a CDS encoding HpcH/HpaI aldolase/citrate lyase family protein, whose protein sequence is MTKTNQGAPAAGTTSVGHHSPHRRWTPAGPAILFAPADRPERFVKAAARSDVVILDLEDGAGRDSFDEARTNIVNSDLDPATTIVRVHSADSELFDGDIDMVAKTPYTTVMVPKVDQPLPDTLKNYDVIAMLESPSGIMNARDIAHQEFVVGLLWGAEDFTASLGGVYSRLQRDERGWDSDRGSAEGPYRTTVNYLRTQTLLHAAEAGIVALDAVFADIHDADGLRDEALDAARIGFAATACIHPAQVPVIRDAYRPSDEQVKMARRIVRESADHPGALNIDGKMVDAPLFRQAEVLAARADALGM, encoded by the coding sequence ATGACGAAGACTAATCAGGGCGCTCCCGCAGCAGGAACCACCAGCGTAGGCCACCATTCACCCCATCGACGGTGGACACCTGCGGGGCCGGCCATTCTGTTCGCCCCCGCCGACCGTCCTGAGCGGTTCGTCAAAGCAGCGGCGCGCTCTGACGTCGTCATCCTCGACCTCGAGGATGGTGCCGGGCGTGATTCATTCGACGAAGCCCGCACCAACATCGTGAACAGTGATCTTGATCCAGCGACGACGATTGTCCGCGTCCACTCTGCCGATTCGGAACTTTTCGACGGTGACATCGACATGGTGGCGAAGACGCCGTACACCACCGTGATGGTTCCCAAGGTTGACCAGCCGTTGCCAGACACGTTGAAGAATTACGACGTGATCGCGATGCTGGAGTCCCCGTCGGGAATTATGAATGCACGCGACATTGCGCACCAGGAGTTCGTCGTCGGATTGCTGTGGGGGGCGGAGGATTTCACCGCGTCGCTCGGCGGTGTGTATAGCCGGCTGCAGCGGGACGAACGAGGGTGGGACTCTGACCGTGGTTCAGCCGAGGGCCCGTACCGAACGACGGTGAATTACCTGCGCACCCAGACGTTGTTGCACGCCGCGGAGGCGGGAATTGTTGCTCTTGATGCTGTGTTTGCCGACATTCACGACGCCGACGGGTTACGTGATGAAGCGCTCGACGCTGCTCGGATCGGGTTCGCCGCGACGGCGTGTATCCACCCGGCCCAGGTTCCCGTGATTCGTGACGCGTATCGGCCGAGCGACGAGCAGGTGAAAATGGCTCGACGGATTGTCCGCGAGTCTGCCGACCATCCGGGTGCATTAAACATCGACGGGAAAATGGTCGACGCTCCTCTGTTTCGGCAGGCAGAAGTGCTGGCGGCTCGGGCAGATGCCCTAGGTATGTGA
- the mscL gene encoding large conductance mechanosensitive channel protein MscL, producing MLKGFRDFIMRGNVIELAIAVVIGSAFTAIVTAFTKYIINPLIACFGGANTDGWGFRLIRGNEKTFLDFGSVLTAVINFLIIAAVVYFILVAPMNKLEELRKKHMGVKEEEVPVTEKDLLLEIRDLLAAQNQVSTPSQTLASTELAERTTDSAHSQSSLQGTQTNSPHVATSSTINSTTSGKHAKE from the coding sequence ATGCTTAAAGGTTTTCGCGACTTTATTATGCGGGGCAACGTTATTGAGCTTGCCATCGCGGTTGTCATTGGATCTGCCTTCACCGCAATTGTGACGGCTTTTACCAAATACATCATTAACCCGCTCATCGCGTGCTTTGGCGGGGCAAACACAGATGGCTGGGGATTCCGCCTCATACGTGGGAATGAAAAAACCTTTCTCGATTTTGGGTCAGTACTCACAGCCGTCATTAACTTTCTCATTATTGCGGCAGTCGTGTACTTCATTCTCGTAGCACCCATGAATAAGCTCGAAGAACTCAGGAAAAAGCATATGGGTGTCAAAGAGGAAGAGGTACCTGTTACTGAGAAAGATCTTCTCCTGGAAATCCGCGACCTTCTCGCAGCGCAGAACCAAGTAAGTACCCCTAGCCAGACGCTCGCCAGCACCGAACTTGCGGAGAGAACCACCGATTCGGCACACAGCCAATCATCCTTACAAGGAACTCAAACAAACTCTCCCCACGTTGCCACATCGTCGACCATAAACTCGACCACATCCGGGAAACACGCCAAAGAGTAA
- the rpmB gene encoding 50S ribosomal protein L28: MSAYCQVTGRKPSFGKSVSHSHRRTNRRWNPNIQRRSFYLPSEGRTITLNVSTKGLKTIDRYGIESVVAKLRARGEKI; encoded by the coding sequence ATGTCGGCATATTGCCAAGTCACGGGACGGAAACCGAGCTTCGGTAAGTCCGTCTCGCACTCGCACCGCCGCACGAACCGTCGTTGGAACCCGAATATCCAGCGTCGTTCGTTCTACTTGCCCTCTGAAGGACGCACGATCACGTTGAATGTGTCCACCAAGGGCCTGAAAACCATCGACCGCTACGGAATCGAATCCGTCGTGGCGAAGCTCCGCGCACGTGGGGAGAAGATTTAA
- the rpmF gene encoding 50S ribosomal protein L32 translates to MAVPKRRMSRANTHTRRSQWKANNAPLQEVRVNGNTTRLPRRLVKAAQLGLVETD, encoded by the coding sequence ATGGCAGTACCGAAGCGACGTATGTCTCGCGCCAACACTCACACCCGTCGGTCCCAGTGGAAGGCCAACAATGCGCCTCTCCAGGAGGTCCGTGTTAACGGCAACACCACGCGGTTGCCACGCCGGTTGGTCAAGGCCGCTCAGCTCGGCCTGGTTGAGACTGACTAG
- a CDS encoding AEC family transporter, protein MPQVLSGFATIAIVIAIGFFVGKANLLGKHAQFTLQMYVYFLATPALLLDKLYVTDPLDVLGPQLAVASGSALTIGLIYFIWARTALHRPIHESAVGGLASSYCNASNLGIPVAAHVVGDSTVVVPTLLFQIAFYGPIVLAMLDVVTAKEAHADGRAGRVNTRSLFITPFKNPMLLGALTGLVISILHAHARVSVPHPIVEPVHLIGQSAVPVALIAFGMSLAGQKVLDPSTSPRLEVGVASATKIIGQPLAAFLIAHFVFGMTGHALFAACVVATLPTAQNVYTYATRYGRGLILARDAGVITTAASFVMIMLLALVFT, encoded by the coding sequence GTGCCCCAAGTACTATCCGGCTTCGCAACCATCGCCATCGTCATCGCAATAGGATTCTTCGTTGGCAAAGCCAATCTCCTGGGCAAGCACGCGCAATTCACGCTCCAGATGTACGTGTACTTCCTGGCGACACCGGCACTCCTCCTGGACAAGCTCTACGTCACCGACCCACTCGACGTCCTCGGCCCGCAATTAGCGGTCGCCAGCGGCTCCGCACTAACGATCGGGCTGATCTACTTCATATGGGCACGAACCGCCTTACACCGCCCCATCCACGAATCCGCAGTCGGCGGCTTAGCCAGCTCCTACTGCAACGCCTCTAATTTGGGAATACCCGTCGCCGCCCACGTCGTCGGCGATAGCACAGTGGTCGTACCGACGCTCCTGTTCCAAATAGCGTTCTACGGGCCCATCGTCCTCGCCATGCTCGACGTTGTCACCGCCAAGGAAGCACACGCGGATGGCCGAGCTGGGCGAGTCAACACGCGGAGTTTGTTCATCACCCCGTTTAAGAATCCGATGCTACTCGGAGCGCTAACGGGGCTCGTGATATCGATCCTTCACGCCCATGCTAGGGTCTCAGTCCCCCACCCCATTGTCGAACCGGTTCATCTCATCGGGCAGTCAGCGGTCCCGGTGGCGCTCATCGCGTTCGGGATGTCGCTCGCGGGGCAGAAAGTACTTGATCCCTCGACGTCCCCACGACTCGAGGTGGGGGTCGCGTCGGCCACAAAAATCATTGGCCAGCCGCTGGCGGCTTTCCTTATCGCGCACTTTGTTTTCGGGATGACGGGGCACGCCCTTTTCGCCGCCTGCGTCGTCGCAACACTGCCGACGGCACAAAATGTGTACACCTACGCCACCCGATATGGGCGAGGTTTAATCCTGGCGCGGGACGCAGGGGTGATCACCACAGCAGCGTCCTTCGTCATGATTATGCTGCTCGCGCTGGTGTTTACGTAA